In Hevea brasiliensis isolate MT/VB/25A 57/8 chromosome 13, ASM3005281v1, whole genome shotgun sequence, a single genomic region encodes these proteins:
- the LOC110631912 gene encoding pentatricopeptide repeat-containing protein At4g26680, mitochondrial yields the protein MKIFLFRGFSTLADSVSIKPTSAKPQFHGNLIRRNWNPIPIPNRTLPEPKGQDLDFINVAHSHLTHTDWDKLNSLSTNFTPFRVKHILLRIQKDHVLSLEFFNWVKTQNPNSHTLETHSMILHTLTKNRKFKSAELILKSVLIGSSIDTADKLFDAILYSYRMCDSSPRVFDSLFKTYAHRKKFRNATDTFFQMKDYGFLPTVESCNAYLSSLLDLHRVDIALAFYKEMCRCRVSPNVYTLNMVMCAYCKSGKLEKAVQVFEEMRMLGISPNDASYNTLITGYCHKGLLNLAMKLKNLMRERGVEANVVTFNTLIYGFCKEGKTHEASKVFSEMKVLNVPPNTITYNTLINGYSKVGNSDMGSRLYEEMLRNGVKADILTYNALISGLCKEGKTKKAAYMVKELDKVNLVPNASTFSALISGQCMRNNSDRAFQLYKSMVRSDCHPNKLTFNMLISAFCKNDDFEGAFTVLMEMFERHMAPESDVLLEIYHGLCQCGKDHLAMKLCSEMEARFIMPEGFGKAKPINRGLEKENKAFGQSL from the coding sequence ATGAAAATCTTTCTGTTTCGTGGGTTTTCAACTTTGGCAGATTCTGTGTCGATAAAACCCACATCTGCAAAACCCCAATTTCATGGAAATTTGATTAGGAGGAATTGGAATCCAATTCCAATACCCAACAGAACACTCCCTGAGCCCAAAGGCCAAGACCTTGATTTTATTAATGTTGCACATAGCCATCTGACTCACACTGATTGGGATAAGCTTAATTCATTGTCGACCAATTTTACACCGTTCAGAGTTAagcacattttgctaaggatcCAAAAAGATCATGTTCTTTCACTGGAATTCTTCAACTGGGTCaaaacccaaaaccctaattctcatacGCTTGAAACCCATTCGATGATCCTCCACACTCTTACCAAAAACAGAAAATTCAAATCTGCTGAGCTCATTTTGAAGAGTGTACTTATTGGAAGTTCAATAGATACTGCAGATAAGTTGTTTGATGCAATCCTTTATTCATATCGAATGTGTGATTCCTCGCCTCGCGTATTTGATTCACTGTTCAAGACCTATGCACATAGGAAAAAGTTTAGGAATGCTACGGATACATTTTTTCAGATGAAGGATTATGGATTTTTGCCTACTGTCGAGTCCTGCAATGCTTATTTGAGCTCTTTGCTTGATTTACATAGGGTGGATATTGCTTTGGCATTTTATAAAGAAATGTGCAGATGTAGGGTATCACCAAATGTGTACACTCTTAACATGGTTATGTGTGCTTATTGCAAGTCAGGAAAGCTCGAAAAGGCAGTCCAGGTGTTTGAGGAAATGCGTATGCTAGGAATTAGTCCTAATGATGCCTCTTACAATACCTTGATTACAGGGTATTGTCACAAGGGTCTCTTGAACTTGGCTATGAAGCTTAAAAACTTGATGAGGGAAAGAGGGGTGGAGGCAAATGTGGTTACCTTTAACACTTTAATTTATGGGTTTTGCAAAGAAGGGAAAACACATGAAGCTAGTAAAGTTTTTAGTGAGATGAAAGTCCTGAATGTACCTCCTAATACCATAACTTACAATACTTTAATAAATGGGTACAGCAAAGTGGGAAATAGTGACATGGGCAGTAGGCTTTATGAGGAGATGTTAAGGAATGGGGTTAAAGCTGATATATTGACATACAATGCCTTGATTTCAGGCCTATGCAAGGAGGGCAAGACCAAGAAAGCTGCATATATGGTTAAAGAACTTGATAAAGTGAACTTGGTTCCTAATGCTTCTACCTTTTCTGCTCTTATTAGCGGGCAGTGTATGAGAAATAACTCTGACCGCGCTTTTCAGCTGTATAAAAGTATGGTGAGGAGTGATTGTCATCCAAACAAACTGACTTTCAACATGTTGATTTCTGCTTTCTGCAAGAATGATGATTTCGAAGGAGCATTTACAGTCCTGATGGAAATGTTTGAAAGGCATATGGCTCCTGAATCGGATGTTCTATTGGAAATTTACCATGGACTTTGCCAATGTGGAAAAGATCATTTGGCAATGAAATTGTGCAGTGAGATGGAAGCTAGATTTATCATGCCAGAAGGTTTTGGAAAAGCTAAACCAATCAACCGAGGACTAGAGAAGGAGAACAAAGCATTTGGACAAAGTTTGTAA